Below is a window of Nicotiana tabacum cultivar K326 chromosome 19, ASM71507v2, whole genome shotgun sequence DNA.
attgattgattaattttttggaccaaatttatttgttaatagtaaatattaacagaaatattattaaatattcgatTTTTTTGTaaacagaatattaatattaaatccaacggAATAGTATATGCCCTTCGCTTTTTGTAAAAGACATTTACAATATGACCGAAATAGTTTGCACCTCTTTGGATTTAAAGAAACAGTTTGCACCTCTTCGGATTTGAAGAGTTGTACCTCTTAAattttgaagagttgcacctcttcagtttgAGCTCAACATTGGCTGTAAATACCAGTtcattctctcagattttccatacgaatttctgacttctcctcctttcttctgcattgttttaactacaaacaaagcaacattatttctgacttctcctcctttcttctgcattgttttaactacaaataaagcaacagtaagtgtgatttgctaccgatctttgtgttcgttgaaacactgaggtttgaagtatcgctacaccaatgtgtaattcgttctatcctgggaggaaataatccacaaccttgggtactaggaggtgATTAAATTcattaaggaaacactgtgaattcagtgggttcGAATTAAATTATGTTTCttttacatttctgtttatatgttattttgtcttctccagaattattttacaaatacaattTAATAACAGTATTTACCGTGTAAACATGTCACGGATCAGAATGCTGAATCAGTAATTTTAATGCATTAATATTATTTGGCGAGAATTATCACATGTTAGTTTGAAGATTGCCATTTAACATTAAGTAATATTTTGAATGAGTATTTCAAGTAAATGTTAACTTTTTTTCACTGATCTTTAACTTTcgtgaaaaaaaattaaaagtttatgtTCAGACACcactcttttatatttttttagtttcaaatttcatttcttttttagTTTCAACTCAAACATTGTCCAAACGCcttcatgtatcttttgtttcacAAAGTGCTGAATTTTTTTCCAGATAATCCTCTTCAAttttttgttgaatttctttatattttcttcCAAAAAAATTGTCAACTTATTCAGAAGCGGATCTAAAATTTCTAGTCCATGAGTGCAGTGGCGAAACCAAAATTTTCGTTAACgagtgtcaaaatatataaaaataaacatactaggaaattaaggggagtcaatacataatatatttacatataatttatttttttatctagCTACACAATATATTTTTTCCGCGAAGGGTTATCATTTGACACCCCTTCCTATAAGGTGTCTCCACCACTGCATGGGTGCACTactaaaaaaaggaagaaaaaaatgtatttagttGGAATTGATCTCTATGCCTATTGGTAAATAACTAAGTGCCAACAGttaatattatattaattttagaaaatatatacataaaatatttaattttacgGAAAAACTATGAGTTCACATACCCCGTAATTACACTTATAACTTATTTGAAAATCAAAGGTCGCTATTTTCTCTTAAATCTTGAAGTAGAATTAGAATATACGAATATCCACCGTAAAACTTTTAGCCTGGCCTATTTATGATGCGAACTGTAATTCTTGCAATCTCTTAATGTAGACTATCTTTGCCTTTATCGATTTAACTTTTGCGGCATTTAAAGACAATATATAATATTCCAATTCAAAACAAGCTAAGAATTATGATAATGGTGATGAAGAATTGTGTCACAACCCGCACTTTGGGGTTGtgacttcggaaagaaccggtgaGAAAAGGCTCTTCTGATTGTCTGACGTAGATCTGTCTACTCGGGCAACTTGAGCTTtctaattttaagcatatataagggggtataggtgatgaaagctctAACCTGCCTCCCTAATACGTGCTGTCACTAAGCCGTATTGAACGAGCTACTTTGGGGGcaacctcaagggcctgcctggatgactcaaaggagtgtcCTAGGTATCCATACGAGTTTGGGAACTCAATGGACGGCGCGACGCCTTCGGGCTAGCGTTGAGCATCAAGTAGGCGCTGGAGGCTCGATGTGTGGGACAGATGTTGGAAGGAGACCTCTGTGTcgattggatacttgacgcaCCTATCTTAGGGGaatcatgtgtcgacttgtgagcatggcttgggttcaaccatgcaagcaagggtcTGTTGGCTTAAACATGCAGTTATGGGGCGACACTGCACTATTCGGGATGGAAGCGTATCGCGAGGGCTATGTATGAGCATGGCACGAGAGACGCGCATGACAATAGCCAAggactaaaggttgccttactcgggcgaggcacgagctagttgcggatgcactaggcgagtgtcaagcttgaggattgggctgtgcacgcgggagcgatgctcagtcttgggcgaggaacaagacatgtcctaagccaatcccCCCAGGGCGTGCATGGATTATGATCCTAAGATGAAGCGccacgacatgtctagggccaagTGCCTAGACATCTTACGGGCGGCACAAGTTGGGGCGAGCCCTATGGGCGAGTCCCACCAACAGACACAGGATCGTGCTTGAAAACCTGGGAGAGGAAATAGGCTGGCCTGCAGCGAGGGGAACTGTAGGCGCTGCACGAACGAATCGGTGCCGCTGGCAAGCGTAAGGAAACGGGCCCGTGACAATTGGCTACATAGGAGTATAATGTTTGCTTGATATTGACTCTGCGGTGCCCACTATATACCATCACTCACTAAAATGTATAAGAAAACAGCTGGAGCGTGGAGTGATCCCCTTCTGAGCTCCATCTCTTAGAATGTATTTATTTGATTTCCCAACAGATAATACGAACCGTATTGGGATCTGATTAAATTCGGAATTGCACCGAAATATGATTTCGTATTGGGGTCCGATTAAATTCGGATTTTCACTGAAGTGTACCACATTGGGACCTCTTAAACTTTGCTCTCAGAAGAGACAACATTCCTCTGCTTTTTAAGTTCTATATAAACTTTGGTGCAAATGAAACTGCACAATATTGATCCATAGTTTCTCATTATATTGTAATACATATGTGGATGTACATTCATATGAtgtttagaaaaagaaaaggaaaatagtcatACTTCAACCAATGCTTGCCTAGTTGATACCACTACTACAGTACAACTGCTACTTGTAATTCAAAGGAGAAAACTTTGAGGAGAAGGCAAATCCTGGAAGTTGGAGCCAAAACAAAGTTGCAAAAGCAGATCTCCCTCTCCTTCATCACCATATCCATACCTCCTTTCTCTTTACACAATCCAAATCATCAAACCTAAATTTACACTATGTAATTACATTCTCTATGGCCCAAACCCTCAATGCTCTACCAAATTTCTCAGCCATTGGACCTACCTGCATTGAATAATATAGTGTTATCAGAATAAATGCATTCTTTGTTATATATCCAACAAGAATCATAAATTGATTAGATTTACATTTTACCGTCAATCTATCATAGTCCTCCTCTATTTGAACTTAAAACCCCGACAATGTAAGCAAGCTAGCACATGCAGAAATATATACCAACAaggatatttttttaaaaattatttaactacTACTTATCAAGAAGTAAACcaacttctttattttttgtttctaGTGGAATACTAACCTCATCCTCCATACTTGACATAACTCTTCTTCTTGAATGCTGATTTTGTAAATAGCAAACAAGCAAGTACTAACCCCACACCAACCAGTCCACCCAAGACAATAGCCACCGTCTTCTGTGTACTCTTCCTTATTCCTGCACCTCAATAAATCCAGTACAAACATTAGATTAATTAAATAATGACTAAGAGACCcctttaaataattaagaaaagATAAATACTGCTATTACTGCCATTTACTTACCACCTGATGGAGAAAACGATTTAGTGGGAACACCACTGGGATAATAAGTGTAACTAATGTAGCACTGTTGCAGATAAATTTGAGCAGAAATGGAAGAACCACATTGGCTTTTGGCTTTCTCAGCAGCATTTTTCACACAGTTCACACAGTCCCCACTTCCCAAATCACCTTCACATTGACCTAACACATAAACCGACTGATAACCACCTGTATAAAACCCCTTATTACCACTTGAAGAAACTCCTTTAGCTATCTCTCCTAGTGCTGTTTCCAGCCTGTCCAGAAAACCATCTCCACTCACTCGAGTTGACGCGCACACCTTGTACAGCAACTCGGTGGGACCCACTGTCTGAAACTCAGCAACTTCGTACCTCAAGTAACAACCATTGAGCTGGATTCTTGCAGCTATTGATTGCCCGCACAATTTTTGGGACATCTCTGGGATTTTTTTAATGCAAGTGTTGCAGTTGTTGTTAGAGAGATCGCCTCTGCATTGGAAGAGACCGGAAATTG
It encodes the following:
- the LOC107789604 gene encoding plasmodesmata-located protein 2 isoform X2; protein product: MRPYQFPIPFISLFLFLFFLPSFPILGSTSELTNFVYKGCANQKFQDSTGVYTQTLNTLFDNLVSQSSSTKFHKTTAGGGQSAISGLFQCRGDLSNNNCNTCIKKIPEMSQKLCGQSIAARIQLNGCYLRYEVAEFQTVGPTELLYKVCASTRVSGDGFLDRLETALGEIAKGVSSSGNKGFYTGGYQSVYVLGQCEGDLGSGDCVNCVKNAAEKAKSQCGSSISAQIYLQQCYISYTYYPSGVPTKSFSPSGGIRKSTQKTVAIVLGGLVGVGLVLACLLFTKSAFKKKSYVKYGG
- the LOC107789604 gene encoding plasmodesmata-located protein 2 isoform X1, translating into MRPYQFPIPFISLFLFLFFLPSFPILGSTSELTNFVYKGCANQKFQDSTGVYTQTLNTLFDNLVSQSSSTKFHKTTAGGGQSAISGLFQCRGDLSNNNCNTCIKKIPEMSQKLCGQSIAARIQLNGCYLRYEVAEFQTVGPTELLYKVCASTRVSGDGFLDRLETALGEIAKGVSSSGNKGFYTGGYQSVYVLGQCEGDLGSGDCVNCVKNAAEKAKSQCGSSISAQIYLQQCYISYTYYPSGVPTKSFSPSGGAGIRKSTQKTVAIVLGGLVGVGLVLACLLFTKSAFKKKSYVKYGG